In a genomic window of Deltaproteobacteria bacterium:
- a CDS encoding ROK family protein, protein MGEILALDIGGTTVKVGRVGPDLGLRGEVVVRPIRSSGSAEAIEEDLRSAVGAAMRGNVSVEGVGVALPDPADYLTGTLWMEHKLAALKGRSLVPLLGGRDRPVAFVNDAEAFALGEAVRGAGQGGGRLLAVTLGTGFGSAFLDGLEALSTGPGVPPLGRLWNQPFAEGPETIEARLGRAALEACYVALGGEAGVSLAEAAERARRGEAAALALFAELAVRLAQGLASPVRAFRPDRIVVGGAVAQSHALFLPAAEVALAEALGHRVPLLPSALGRGAALTGAAWVLGERRKRFARRRTIYLHGFASSPGSTKAVRFAEAFASLGAELEVPDLNEGSFTELTLSRQLALLDRLTQGAPDGSVLLVGSSLGAYAAALFAARSRRVAALVLMAPAFEFLDRWAARLGPETLAEWKRAGTVEVMHYAYGRPLPIGYALMEDARRHAAYPDVRVPTLVLHGRHDETVDAEVSSRFAAERPNVELVLLDADHSLGAVLPELVRRAIAFLEPWLG, encoded by the coding sequence GTGGGAGAGATCCTCGCGCTGGACATCGGCGGCACCACCGTGAAGGTGGGGCGCGTGGGGCCGGACCTGGGGCTGCGCGGTGAGGTCGTGGTGCGGCCGATCCGCTCCTCGGGCTCCGCCGAGGCGATCGAGGAGGATCTTCGATCCGCGGTCGGTGCCGCGATGCGAGGCAACGTCTCCGTCGAGGGGGTGGGTGTCGCGCTGCCCGACCCCGCCGACTACCTGACGGGCACGCTCTGGATGGAGCACAAGCTTGCCGCGCTCAAGGGGCGGAGCCTCGTGCCGCTCCTCGGCGGTCGCGACCGGCCGGTGGCCTTCGTGAACGACGCGGAGGCCTTCGCCCTGGGAGAGGCGGTGCGGGGCGCGGGACAGGGGGGCGGTCGCCTGCTCGCGGTCACCCTGGGCACCGGGTTCGGCAGCGCGTTTCTGGACGGGCTCGAGGCGCTGTCGACGGGGCCGGGGGTGCCGCCGCTCGGCCGGCTCTGGAACCAGCCCTTCGCCGAGGGCCCGGAGACGATCGAAGCGCGCCTCGGTCGTGCGGCGCTCGAGGCCTGCTACGTGGCTCTCGGCGGTGAAGCGGGGGTCTCGCTCGCCGAGGCGGCGGAGCGCGCCCGGCGCGGAGAAGCGGCGGCGCTCGCGCTCTTCGCGGAGCTCGCGGTGCGGCTGGCGCAGGGTCTGGCCTCCCCGGTGCGCGCCTTTCGTCCCGACCGCATCGTGGTCGGCGGAGCGGTGGCGCAGAGCCATGCGCTCTTTCTACCGGCGGCCGAGGTGGCGCTGGCCGAGGCGCTCGGTCACCGGGTGCCCCTCCTTCCATCGGCTCTCGGGCGCGGCGCGGCGCTCACGGGCGCGGCGTGGGTCCTCGGAGAGCGACGGAAGCGTTTCGCCCGGCGGCGCACGATCTACCTGCACGGCTTCGCTTCCAGCCCCGGCTCCACCAAGGCCGTACGCTTCGCCGAGGCCTTCGCGTCTCTCGGAGCGGAACTCGAGGTCCCCGATCTGAACGAAGGGAGCTTCACCGAGCTGACACTGTCGCGGCAGCTCGCGCTGCTCGACCGGCTGACGCAGGGTGCGCCCGACGGGTCGGTGCTCCTCGTCGGCTCCAGCCTCGGGGCGTACGCGGCGGCGCTCTTTGCCGCGCGGAGCCGGCGCGTCGCGGCGCTCGTGCTGATGGCGCCGGCCTTCGAGTTCCTCGACCGCTGGGCGGCGCGTCTCGGGCCCGAGACCCTCGCCGAGTGGAAGCGGGCGGGGACCGTCGAGGTCATGCACTACGCCTACGGCCGACCGCTTCCGATCGGTTACGCGCTGATGGAGGACGCGCGTCGCCACGCGGCGTACCCGGACGTGCGCGTCCCGACGCTGGTCCTGCACGGGCGCCACGACGAGACCGTGGACGCCGAGGTCTCCTCGCGCTTCGCCGCCGAGCGTCCGAACGTGGAGCTCGTGCTTCTCGACGCCGACCACAGCCTCGGCGCGGTCCTTCCCGAGCTGGTGAGGCGCGCGATCGCGTTCCTCGAGCCCTGGCTGGGCTGA
- a CDS encoding PD-(D/E)XK nuclease family protein, which produces MRPLLAWGLGGATFAEEDETGGLGTPIWPPSRLLGDLELRCGLPEPEVPEALRVDAYATRLETLLRQPTTGETPFYARSFAVDRRGTARELLGWRDELRLAGWDGRAISDGGSRLGTLAAVEALAAPALPAGEAERLRAIEAELARPGATAPYEALRLAEPRATWPARWRRIFACLEAAGCTIEELAVSPVPAASSGSDLAALKARLGALEGSAPELRGDGSLLVLHAETAFEAAEATAALLASLETDDVVVIRSGETTLLDAAFTRQGLATQGSTSPNAFRAPLELLPLALELYYAPRDPQLVLELLELPVSPFSPRVRRALLEALCEAPGVGGRPWRAAKAELADASSASAAGGVSAEELVRVESWLEAPGEPQDVGPSTEALLRRLEEVTACLKARLARWPLDATARAALEQARTADELLRGAAGKRWPRLELRALLDEVLRPTLLRQRFEEAGRLAHVARPVGLLRPRGTVVFWHAVAGDEVSAVRSPFRQAERRALATAGIELLDPAARLLHESRTWHRPAELATRRLLFVLPRRGAGDDLEPHPLLTELRARLCPDEASYAKLTLEARALLEGRGASFGLTLPTETLAPLPLPAQRTSWSIPTGTVLPERLSASALEQLLGCPLRFVLERLARLTNAGPAALPEEVQLYGTLGHRLVEELHARGVSATSDAELSQQAGRLLDVLIETEAGTLLAPGATFDRHHVRGVLLRAVASLARALGAARLAIEKVEPLLEAPWPHGTLQGRLDLLTRTEKGRPAVVDLKWGTSTYCELLGKGQALQLAVYAALAAAGAAGGKRAAELAPAAYFSLSTGQLFASRAGLFPSATVLDEVPLEEVYARLVRTVGALGQHLAEGHAPVLGLANATALAEHLAQKPGAASPLLELAQDDACKYCRAQTLCGKHWEAQP; this is translated from the coding sequence ATGAGACCGTTGCTCGCTTGGGGGCTCGGCGGCGCGACCTTCGCCGAGGAGGACGAAACCGGAGGTCTGGGCACGCCCATCTGGCCCCCCTCACGCCTGCTCGGGGACCTCGAGCTCCGCTGCGGCCTCCCCGAGCCCGAGGTACCAGAGGCGCTCCGCGTCGACGCTTACGCCACGCGGCTCGAGACCTTGCTTCGGCAACCGACCACCGGCGAGACCCCCTTCTACGCGCGCTCCTTCGCCGTCGATCGCCGCGGGACGGCGCGCGAGCTCCTCGGCTGGCGCGACGAGCTTCGCCTTGCGGGGTGGGATGGCCGAGCGATCTCCGACGGCGGGTCGCGGCTCGGAACGCTGGCAGCGGTCGAGGCGCTCGCGGCGCCGGCGCTGCCCGCCGGGGAGGCCGAGCGTCTGCGAGCCATCGAGGCCGAGCTCGCTCGACCGGGTGCGACCGCGCCCTACGAGGCGCTACGCCTCGCCGAGCCGCGCGCGACCTGGCCCGCGCGCTGGCGCCGGATCTTCGCGTGCCTCGAAGCCGCGGGCTGTACGATCGAAGAGTTGGCGGTTTCGCCCGTACCGGCGGCCTCCTCGGGCTCGGACCTCGCGGCGCTCAAGGCACGCCTCGGCGCGCTCGAGGGCTCCGCGCCCGAGCTCAGGGGCGACGGCTCGCTCCTCGTGCTTCACGCCGAGACGGCCTTCGAGGCCGCGGAGGCCACGGCCGCGCTTCTCGCGAGCCTCGAGACCGACGACGTCGTGGTGATTCGCAGCGGCGAGACGACGTTGCTCGATGCGGCGTTCACCCGCCAGGGCCTCGCCACGCAGGGGAGCACGAGTCCGAACGCCTTTCGCGCCCCGCTCGAGCTCCTGCCGCTCGCCCTCGAGCTCTACTACGCGCCGCGCGATCCGCAGCTCGTCCTGGAGCTCCTCGAGCTGCCCGTCTCGCCCTTCTCCCCGCGCGTGCGTCGCGCGCTGCTCGAGGCCCTCTGCGAGGCCCCGGGCGTCGGGGGTCGTCCCTGGCGCGCGGCCAAGGCGGAGCTCGCCGACGCGTCTTCCGCATCGGCGGCCGGCGGGGTCTCCGCCGAGGAGCTCGTGCGTGTCGAGAGCTGGCTCGAGGCGCCGGGCGAGCCTCAGGACGTCGGCCCCTCGACGGAAGCGCTCCTCCGTCGCCTCGAGGAGGTCACGGCCTGCTTGAAGGCCCGCCTCGCGCGGTGGCCGCTGGATGCCACGGCCCGTGCCGCGCTCGAGCAGGCGCGCACCGCCGACGAGCTCCTCCGGGGGGCCGCGGGGAAGCGCTGGCCGCGGCTCGAGCTGCGGGCGCTCCTCGACGAGGTTCTCCGTCCGACGCTCCTTCGCCAGCGCTTCGAGGAGGCCGGCCGCCTGGCGCACGTCGCGCGGCCGGTGGGCCTCCTTCGACCGCGTGGCACGGTGGTCTTCTGGCACGCCGTGGCGGGCGACGAGGTTTCGGCCGTGCGCTCGCCCTTCCGCCAGGCCGAGCGTCGCGCCCTCGCCACGGCAGGAATCGAGCTCCTCGACCCCGCCGCGCGCCTCCTGCACGAGTCGCGCACCTGGCACCGCCCCGCCGAGCTCGCCACGCGGCGCCTGCTCTTCGTGCTGCCCCGCCGCGGCGCCGGCGACGACCTCGAGCCGCACCCGTTGCTCACCGAGCTTCGCGCTCGGCTCTGCCCCGACGAGGCGAGCTACGCCAAGCTCACGCTCGAGGCGCGCGCGCTGCTCGAAGGCCGGGGCGCTTCCTTCGGCCTCACGCTTCCGACGGAAACGCTCGCACCGCTTCCGCTCCCCGCACAGCGCACGAGCTGGAGCATTCCCACGGGCACGGTCCTGCCCGAGCGGCTCTCCGCTTCCGCGCTCGAGCAGCTCCTCGGTTGCCCGCTCCGCTTCGTGCTCGAGCGCCTGGCGCGCCTCACGAACGCCGGTCCCGCAGCCCTTCCCGAGGAGGTACAGCTTTACGGCACGCTCGGCCATCGGCTCGTCGAGGAGCTCCACGCGCGAGGGGTTTCCGCCACCTCGGACGCGGAGCTATCGCAGCAGGCAGGTCGGCTTCTCGACGTGCTCATCGAGACGGAGGCTGGGACGCTCCTCGCCCCGGGGGCGACGTTCGACCGGCATCACGTGCGCGGCGTGCTGCTGCGGGCCGTAGCGAGCCTGGCCCGGGCCCTTGGTGCCGCGCGGCTCGCGATCGAGAAGGTCGAGCCGCTGCTCGAGGCGCCCTGGCCTCACGGCACGCTCCAGGGACGGCTAGATCTACTGACCCGTACCGAGAAGGGGAGGCCCGCGGTGGTCGACCTGAAGTGGGGGACCTCCACCTACTGCGAGCTCCTCGGGAAGGGCCAGGCGCTGCAGCTCGCCGTCTACGCGGCGCTCGCCGCCGCCGGCGCAGCGGGGGGCAAGCGCGCGGCCGAGCTCGCGCCTGCGGCCTACTTTTCTCTCTCCACCGGCCAGCTCTTCGCTTCTCGCGCGGGGCTCTTTCCTTCCGCGACGGTGCTCGACGAGGTGCCGCTCGAAGAGGTGTACGCGCGCCTCGTCCGCACCGTCGGGGCGCTCGGCCAGCACCTCGCCGAGGGTCACGCGCCGGTGCTCGGGCTCGCGAACGCTACGGCTCTCGCCGAGCACCTCGCGCAGAAGCCCGGAGCCGCCTCGCCGCTCCTCGAACTCGCGCAGGACGACGCCTGCAAGTACTGCCGGGCGCAAACCCTCTGCGGGAAGCACTGGGAGGCGCAACCATGA
- a CDS encoding ferritin — MAFTKKMQKAINEQLGYELGSSYLYLAMSAHFSHKNLAGAAHWFRIQAQEELIHAMKLYDFILAREGEVSLQAVAAPGGNWKTSLVLFEEALKHERMVSQRFNDLAELAIKEKDHASANLLQWFVTEQVEEESQLVELIHKLKLIGDSGSGLFMLDQELGKRVLTTAAA, encoded by the coding sequence ATGGCGTTCACCAAGAAGATGCAGAAGGCGATCAACGAGCAGCTCGGCTACGAGCTCGGGTCGTCGTACCTCTACCTGGCGATGTCGGCCCACTTCTCGCACAAGAACTTGGCGGGGGCGGCTCACTGGTTTCGCATCCAGGCCCAAGAGGAGCTGATCCACGCGATGAAGCTCTACGACTTCATCTTGGCGCGCGAGGGGGAGGTGAGCCTGCAGGCCGTCGCCGCGCCGGGGGGGAACTGGAAGACCTCGCTCGTGCTCTTCGAGGAGGCGCTCAAGCACGAGCGGATGGTCAGCCAGCGCTTCAACGACCTGGCCGAGCTCGCGATCAAGGAGAAGGACCACGCCAGCGCGAACCTCCTGCAGTGGTTCGTGACCGAGCAGGTCGAGGAGGAGTCTCAGCTCGTGGAGCTGATCCACAAGCTGAAGCTGATCGGCGACAGCGGCAGCGGGCTCTTCATGCTGGACCAGGAGCTCGGCAAGCGCGTGCTGACGACCGCCGCGGCCTGA
- a CDS encoding amidohydrolase has product MSRMLIEGADALLTEPMLSLRRGVNLALDGGRILAIGDVPPGFVPDERLDARGLLALPGFFNAHCHAAMSLVRGFAEDLPFPRWLNEKIWVAESALEPEDVYWGTALAACEMIRAGIVGFADHYFFMDRAARAVEESGLKALLAWCLFGLGPEREVGGASLEETTAFVRAHHGRAEGRLRCALGPHSPYMCPPEFLVAVRREAERFGVGVHLHLSESEEQVQASLARHGRRPVAQVAELGLLDGPCLAAHCIAVDEADLELLAQPGVHVAHTPKTYMKLAMQMAPLSRQLGAGVRVALGTDGPASNFDLNLLEVMRLAGLVQKLATQDAEALPVATLLALATRAGAEALGFPESGQLRAGAPADLILIDTRRPHFVPRHDLAAAVVYAAHPADVRHVFVDGRALLRDGALTTLDEERILYEAERRALRLTGQPLTQLRRYEG; this is encoded by the coding sequence ATGTCCCGCATGCTCATCGAAGGCGCCGATGCCCTGCTCACCGAACCGATGCTTTCCCTGCGCCGAGGCGTGAACCTGGCCCTCGACGGGGGCCGCATCCTGGCGATAGGCGACGTTCCGCCCGGGTTCGTTCCCGACGAGCGCCTCGACGCCCGCGGGCTGCTCGCGCTCCCCGGCTTCTTCAACGCGCACTGCCACGCCGCGATGAGCCTCGTGCGGGGCTTCGCCGAGGACCTGCCCTTTCCGCGCTGGCTGAACGAGAAGATCTGGGTGGCCGAGTCGGCCCTCGAGCCCGAGGACGTCTACTGGGGGACGGCGCTCGCCGCCTGCGAGATGATCCGGGCCGGGATCGTGGGCTTCGCGGACCACTACTTCTTCATGGACCGCGCGGCGCGGGCGGTCGAGGAGTCGGGGCTGAAGGCGCTCCTGGCCTGGTGCCTCTTCGGCCTCGGGCCCGAACGCGAGGTGGGGGGCGCCTCGCTCGAGGAGACGACCGCCTTCGTGCGCGCGCACCACGGACGCGCGGAGGGACGGCTGCGCTGCGCCCTCGGGCCGCACTCGCCGTACATGTGTCCGCCAGAGTTTCTGGTCGCCGTGCGCCGGGAGGCCGAGCGGTTCGGCGTGGGCGTGCACCTGCACCTCTCCGAGAGCGAGGAGCAGGTGCAGGCCTCGCTCGCGCGGCACGGCAGGCGGCCGGTGGCGCAGGTGGCCGAGCTCGGGCTTCTCGACGGGCCGTGTCTCGCCGCGCACTGCATCGCCGTGGACGAGGCGGACCTCGAGCTCCTCGCGCAGCCCGGCGTGCACGTGGCGCACACGCCCAAGACATACATGAAGCTGGCCATGCAGATGGCCCCGCTCTCGCGGCAGCTCGGGGCGGGGGTGCGCGTGGCTCTCGGCACGGACGGACCCGCGTCGAATTTCGACCTGAACCTCCTCGAGGTCATGCGCCTGGCCGGGCTCGTGCAGAAGCTCGCCACGCAGGACGCCGAGGCGCTGCCCGTGGCCACGCTGCTCGCGCTCGCCACCCGCGCCGGGGCCGAGGCGCTCGGGTTTCCCGAGAGCGGCCAGCTCCGCGCCGGTGCTCCAGCCGACCTGATCTTGATCGATACGCGACGGCCCCACTTCGTGCCGCGCCACGACCTCGCCGCGGCCGTGGTCTACGCCGCGCATCCCGCCGACGTTCGCCACGTCTTCGTGGACGGTCGCGCGCTCCTGCGCGACGGCGCGCTCACCACCCTCGACGAGGAGCGCATCCTCTACGAGGCCGAGCGGCGGGCGCTGCGCCTCACGGGCCAGCCGCTGACGCAGCTTCGGCGGTACGAGGGGTGA
- the mnmA gene encoding tRNA 2-thiouridine(34) synthase MnmA, giving the protein MTRVVVALSGGVDSSVAAALLLEQGYEVVGMTLRLFACEEGASERSCCGLGGVAAARAAAGQLGIPHYVVDGQARFRERVLRGAWQDYATGRTPSPCVACNEHLKLGLLLEQADALDARFVATGHHARMVQNGRPTLCRGRDAAKDQAYFLFSLSPAQLARTLLPVGELSKPEVRELARRHGLPNAARAESQDACIAQRGDFAEALRQRFDGAARGGRIVSPTGQVLAEHPGIHHFTVGQRKGLGVALGQRAYVTAIRAESGEVVVSTEPRELEATGLEADDVRWHEELSVGEERAVEVQVRYRHRAAPGRLVRLDARRAEVRFASPQQAVTPGQAAVFYQGERVLGGGWIHRALPE; this is encoded by the coding sequence GTGACCCGCGTGGTGGTGGCTCTCTCGGGGGGCGTGGACTCGAGCGTCGCGGCGGCGTTGCTCCTCGAGCAGGGCTACGAGGTGGTGGGGATGACCCTGCGGCTCTTCGCCTGCGAGGAGGGGGCGAGCGAGCGCTCCTGCTGCGGCCTCGGTGGCGTGGCGGCGGCGCGGGCGGCGGCGGGGCAGCTCGGCATACCGCACTACGTGGTGGATGGTCAGGCGCGCTTTCGCGAGCGCGTGCTGCGCGGCGCGTGGCAGGACTACGCGACGGGCAGGACCCCGAGCCCCTGCGTGGCCTGTAACGAGCACCTCAAGCTCGGGCTCCTGCTCGAGCAGGCCGACGCGCTCGACGCGCGCTTCGTGGCTACGGGACACCACGCGCGGATGGTGCAGAACGGGCGGCCGACGCTCTGCCGCGGGCGGGACGCCGCCAAGGACCAGGCCTACTTCCTCTTCTCGCTGAGTCCGGCGCAGCTCGCGCGGACCCTGCTCCCCGTGGGAGAGCTCTCCAAGCCCGAGGTGCGCGAACTGGCCCGGCGCCACGGGCTGCCGAACGCCGCGCGCGCCGAGAGCCAGGACGCCTGCATCGCGCAGCGCGGGGATTTCGCCGAGGCGCTGCGGCAGCGCTTCGATGGGGCGGCCCGGGGCGGTCGCATCGTCAGCCCGACGGGCCAGGTCCTTGCCGAGCACCCCGGGATCCACCACTTCACGGTGGGACAGCGCAAGGGGCTCGGCGTCGCGCTCGGGCAGCGGGCCTACGTGACGGCCATCCGCGCCGAGAGCGGCGAGGTGGTCGTGAGCACCGAGCCACGCGAGCTCGAGGCCACGGGACTCGAGGCCGACGACGTGCGCTGGCACGAGGAGCTCTCCGTCGGCGAGGAGCGAGCCGTCGAGGTGCAGGTGCGCTACCGGCATCGAGCGGCGCCCGGCCGGCTGGTGCGGCTCGACGCGCGTCGGGCGGAGGTGCGTTTCGCGTCGCCCCAGCAGGCCGTCACGCCGGGGCAGGCGGCCGTCTTCTATCAGGGCGAGCGCGTTCTCGGTGGCGGCTGGATCCACCGCGCCCTGCCGGAGTGA
- a CDS encoding cysteine desulfurase gives MSRIYLDHNATTPVDPAVLEALLPFLGGTYGNPSSVHREGQAARRAVDRAREQVAALLGAKPDEIVFTSGGTEANQLALAGGVEGLSEASGRSAQLVVGAVEHPAVLETARALGRLGHRLTIAPVDGFGRVEPREVVAALDGGPALVSVMRAQNDVGTLQPVAELAAALDGRALLHTDAVQAVGKLPVAVDALGVDLLSLSAHKLHGPKGVGALYVRRGAKVSRQLHGGSQELRRRAGTENVPGIVGLGVACELAAARLSEAARVAALRDRLAEELERRLPGLAVHGHPVERLPNTLHVSLPGLSGNTLLMGLDLEGIAASVGSACASGEVAGSPALRAMGLSEAEVLGSLRFSLGRGNTGAEIDRTAEVLARLVTRLRGSAVDVAVAALTAAKEARP, from the coding sequence GTGTCGCGCATCTATCTCGATCACAACGCCACGACGCCCGTGGACCCGGCGGTGCTGGAGGCGCTGCTGCCCTTCCTGGGCGGCACCTACGGCAACCCGTCCAGCGTGCATCGCGAGGGACAGGCCGCGCGTCGGGCGGTGGACCGGGCGCGCGAGCAGGTGGCCGCGCTCCTCGGGGCGAAGCCCGACGAGATCGTCTTCACGAGCGGCGGGACCGAGGCGAATCAGCTCGCGCTCGCCGGCGGCGTGGAGGGCCTGTCCGAGGCGAGCGGGAGGTCGGCGCAGCTCGTGGTCGGCGCGGTGGAACATCCGGCGGTGCTCGAGACGGCGCGGGCTCTCGGCCGACTCGGGCACCGGCTGACCATCGCCCCGGTGGACGGGTTCGGGCGCGTCGAGCCGCGCGAGGTCGTCGCGGCGCTCGACGGGGGTCCGGCGCTGGTCTCGGTGATGCGCGCGCAGAACGACGTCGGGACGCTCCAGCCGGTGGCCGAGCTGGCCGCCGCGCTCGACGGTCGCGCGCTGCTACACACGGACGCGGTGCAGGCGGTGGGGAAGCTCCCCGTCGCGGTGGACGCGCTCGGCGTCGACCTCCTCTCGCTCTCGGCGCACAAGCTTCACGGACCGAAGGGGGTCGGTGCGCTCTACGTGCGGCGGGGGGCGAAGGTCTCGCGCCAGCTCCATGGCGGCTCGCAGGAGCTGCGCCGTCGCGCCGGGACCGAGAACGTGCCCGGCATCGTCGGCCTGGGGGTCGCGTGCGAGCTCGCGGCGGCCCGGCTCTCCGAGGCGGCGCGCGTCGCGGCGCTGCGCGATCGGCTGGCCGAGGAGCTCGAGCGGCGCCTCCCGGGGCTGGCGGTGCACGGCCACCCGGTGGAGCGGCTGCCGAACACCCTGCACGTGAGCCTGCCCGGGCTCTCGGGGAATACGCTGCTGATGGGCCTCGACCTGGAGGGGATCGCCGCGTCGGTGGGATCGGCCTGCGCCTCGGGGGAGGTGGCCGGCTCGCCCGCGCTCCGCGCGATGGGCCTCTCCGAGGCGGAGGTCCTCGGGTCGCTGCGCTTCTCTCTCGGTCGGGGGAACACCGGCGCGGAGATCGACCGCACGGCGGAGGTGCTCGCGCGGCTGGTCACGCGTCTTCGGGGAAGCGCCGTGGACGTCGCCGTGGCTGCATTGACGGCGGCGAAGGAGGCGCGACCGTGA
- the mutM gene encoding bifunctional DNA-formamidopyrimidine glycosylase/DNA-(apurinic or apyrimidinic site) lyase, giving the protein MPELPEVETVARQLRPDLAGRRIASVELLDAKLDHLPVAELAGQVIRGVERVGKWVVLALARPRRAERYLAVHLRMTGRLIYRAEPDAAHDQRHLRARFVLDRGALLFYDARRFGLVELHEDRSTLRTGGVDPLQDRFTPEVLGGLLQGSRQELKTWLLRQDRLVGLGNIYASEALYRARLDPARSAGSLDAGETRRLHRAVSEVLTAAVKHCGTTFSDFQDSRGEVGGYQRYLAVYAREGEPCRRCRTAIVRVTQQQRSTFYCPGCQRQGDRRHFGSR; this is encoded by the coding sequence ATGCCCGAGCTGCCCGAGGTCGAGACGGTCGCACGCCAGCTTCGGCCGGATCTCGCGGGGCGCCGGATCGCCTCCGTGGAGCTCCTCGACGCCAAGCTGGACCACCTCCCTGTCGCGGAGCTCGCGGGGCAGGTGATCCGCGGCGTGGAGCGCGTCGGGAAGTGGGTGGTGCTGGCCCTCGCGCGTCCTCGTCGCGCCGAGCGCTACCTGGCGGTCCACCTGCGCATGACCGGCCGGCTCATCTATCGCGCCGAGCCGGACGCGGCGCATGACCAGCGGCACCTGCGGGCCCGCTTCGTGCTCGACCGCGGCGCGCTGCTCTTCTACGACGCCCGACGCTTCGGCCTGGTCGAGCTGCACGAAGACCGTTCGACGCTCCGTACGGGGGGCGTCGACCCGCTGCAGGACCGCTTCACGCCCGAGGTGCTGGGCGGGCTTCTCCAGGGAAGCCGGCAGGAGCTCAAGACCTGGCTGCTCCGCCAGGACCGCCTGGTGGGGCTGGGGAACATCTACGCCTCGGAGGCGCTCTATCGGGCGCGCCTCGACCCCGCGCGCAGCGCCGGCTCGCTCGATGCGGGCGAGACGCGACGGCTCCACCGCGCCGTCTCCGAGGTCCTCACCGCGGCGGTGAAGCACTGTGGGACCACCTTCTCCGACTTTCAGGACTCGCGCGGCGAGGTGGGCGGCTACCAGCGCTACCTGGCGGTCTACGCGCGCGAAGGGGAGCCCTGCCGGCGCTGCCGCACGGCCATCGTGCGGGTCACGCAGCAGCAGCGCAGCACATTCTACTGCCCCGGTTGCCAGCGGCAGGGGGATCGACGACACTTCGGCTCTCGCTAA
- a CDS encoding 1-acyl-sn-glycerol-3-phosphate acyltransferase, giving the protein MSGEVPLRPTPSQLALLSSFERQAFTLVDFVNRTPATKAAADAFLRTFGASWVYHCTRNLVHLVGLDELRALRPPRGLLLACNHRSFFDLYVVSCWLYRTTELLQRVYFPVRSDFFYEQPAGVLVNLAMSALAMYPPIFRDAHKREFNSYGVRRVVQLLREPGSVVGVHPEGRRNRTGDPYALLPAQPGVGKLILDAEPTVLPVFINGLGNDLARQVRGNFDGTGEPVIIVLGRPVEPETFHAQRNSLRAQKAVADRVIEEIGRLGEVERALRARLGARPARGPVFHPLPEESEPPRRSVVGG; this is encoded by the coding sequence ATGTCCGGGGAGGTCCCGCTTCGTCCCACGCCCTCGCAGCTCGCCCTGCTGAGCTCCTTCGAGCGGCAGGCCTTCACCCTCGTGGACTTCGTCAATCGCACGCCCGCGACCAAGGCCGCGGCGGATGCCTTCCTGCGCACCTTCGGGGCCTCGTGGGTCTACCACTGCACGCGTAACCTCGTGCACCTCGTGGGCCTCGACGAGTTGCGCGCGCTGAGACCCCCGCGGGGCCTGCTCCTCGCCTGCAACCACCGCAGCTTCTTCGACCTGTACGTGGTGAGCTGCTGGCTCTACCGCACGACGGAGCTGCTCCAGCGCGTCTACTTTCCCGTGCGGTCGGATTTCTTCTACGAGCAGCCGGCGGGCGTGCTCGTGAACCTCGCCATGTCGGCCCTCGCGATGTACCCACCGATCTTTCGGGACGCCCACAAGCGCGAGTTCAACAGCTACGGCGTGCGGCGCGTGGTGCAGCTCCTGAGGGAGCCCGGGTCCGTGGTCGGCGTGCACCCCGAGGGGCGGCGCAACCGCACCGGCGACCCGTACGCGCTGCTCCCCGCGCAGCCTGGGGTCGGCAAGCTCATCCTGGACGCGGAGCCCACGGTGCTCCCCGTGTTCATCAACGGGCTCGGCAACGATCTGGCCCGCCAGGTGCGCGGCAACTTCGACGGCACGGGAGAGCCGGTGATCATCGTGCTCGGCCGGCCGGTCGAGCCCGAGACCTTCCACGCGCAGCGCAACAGCCTCCGCGCCCAGAAGGCCGTCGCGGACCGCGTGATCGAGGAGATCGGCCGGCTGGGAGAGGTGGAACGCGCGCTCAGAGCCCGACTCGGAGCGCGGCCAGCGCGAGGGCCGGTCTTCCACCCGCTCCCCGAGGAGAGCGAGCCTCCGCGGCGCAGCGTCGTCGGGGGTTAG